A genomic region of Mesobacillus jeotgali contains the following coding sequences:
- the cydB gene encoding cytochrome d ubiquinol oxidase subunit II has product MSHDTLAIIWFGLWGLIWTVYFILDGYTLGTGMLFPFIAKNRQERNQLQEAVGPFWGGNEVWLITAGGATFAAFPAVYADMFSFLYTPLFLVLIALFIRAIGLEFMHKDDHPLWQAACKWGFFTGSFLIAFLFGVTFANLYRGLLIGANGYEGNLFSLLNGYGILGGLLFVSLFLLSGSLWIQLKTAGQTAIRAYRFSGILAGVAPAVLSLFFLATVNMTPLLDNYSENPVLWIVPVIALTAMLTAAYFIFKKKIGYAFTAVCVTIFTKMAFGFVGMFPNMLPSRIDSAYSVTLFDAAGSKLNLTIMFIVAAIFVPIIIAYQSWSYTLFKDKILKESAKGYQ; this is encoded by the coding sequence ATGTCTCATGATACACTTGCAATCATTTGGTTCGGTTTGTGGGGATTGATTTGGACGGTTTATTTTATCCTTGATGGATACACTCTTGGGACTGGAATGCTGTTCCCGTTCATCGCGAAAAATCGCCAGGAGCGTAACCAGCTGCAGGAGGCAGTTGGTCCGTTCTGGGGCGGGAATGAAGTCTGGTTGATTACAGCTGGAGGAGCGACATTCGCAGCTTTCCCGGCTGTCTATGCCGATATGTTCAGCTTTTTGTATACCCCGTTATTCCTGGTACTTATCGCCTTGTTCATTCGAGCAATAGGACTCGAATTCATGCACAAGGATGACCATCCGCTCTGGCAGGCAGCGTGCAAATGGGGCTTTTTCACCGGAAGCTTCTTGATCGCCTTTTTATTCGGAGTGACATTCGCCAACCTGTACCGCGGATTGTTGATCGGTGCCAATGGCTATGAAGGTAATTTATTCAGCCTGTTGAACGGCTATGGAATTCTGGGAGGGTTATTGTTTGTCTCCTTGTTCCTGCTTTCAGGATCTTTATGGATTCAGCTGAAGACAGCTGGGCAAACTGCGATCCGAGCATACAGGTTCTCAGGAATTTTAGCTGGAGTGGCTCCAGCAGTGTTGTCACTATTTTTTCTGGCGACAGTGAACATGACGCCATTGCTCGACAACTACTCAGAAAACCCAGTCCTCTGGATTGTACCGGTTATCGCACTGACTGCGATGCTCACGGCAGCCTACTTTATTTTTAAAAAGAAAATCGGTTATGCCTTTACGGCAGTCTGCGTGACCATTTTTACAAAAATGGCCTTCGGCTTTGTCGGGATGTTCCCGAATATGCTGCCATCCAGAATCGACAGTGCCTATAGCGTCACTCTATTCGATGCCGCCGGAAGCAAGCTCAACCTAACCATCATGTTCATCGTTGCCGCTATTTTCGTGCCAATCATCATAGCTTATCAGTCCTGGAGCTATACACTATTCAAGGACAAAATCCTAAAGGAAAGCGCAAAAGGATATCAATGA
- a CDS encoding DNA topoisomerase III encodes MKSLVLAEKPSVARELARVLGCNKTHKSYFEGNQYIVTWALGHLIELKMPENYDPKYKVWKLEELPIIPDKMGLKVIKQTSHQFKAIEHLAERKDVGEFIIATDAGREGELVARWILQRINWKKPIKRLWISSQTDRAIKDGFKNLKLGKQFEDLYESAVCRAEADWLIGLNVSRALTTKFKDPLSAGRVQTPTLAMVLEREDEINKFVPKEYWTIQAKVGSLNAEWENKGEKRIFSKEKAEQIQKKLSNKKAVLKSLDRKQKSEPQPLPYDLTELQRDANKRFGFSAKKTSNVLQGLYEQHKLVTYPRTDSRYLTTDMEATMADRLQGIMSGYRDEAKPALAQKGKVQARRVFNNEKVTDHHAIIPTEERLHLADLSPDERKLYDLIVRRFLALFYPAYQYEVIHANFDVEGESLSARETNIIEIGFKKVLGKDEDDAGTQSLGHLEKGKSYPVGQVSMNKKMTEPPLRLSESDILAKMEKFGLGTPATRAEIIERIISSEVVERQNGRLYSTKKGKQLIDLVNDELTSPELTAKWEKELEEIARGKGDPKAFKKRIREQTARLVSEIKTSDKTYRAHNLTGSKCPECGEFMKERKTKEGRILVCSSPECSFRKHKDPKLSQRRCPQCHKRMEIHNGKAGAYFQCRRCNVVEKAEDKKKKGVTKREERKLKEKYAPSQENFGTSLGDLLKAAMEDKD; translated from the coding sequence ATGAAATCATTAGTACTTGCAGAAAAACCGAGTGTTGCCCGCGAGCTTGCGCGTGTACTTGGCTGCAATAAAACTCATAAAAGCTATTTTGAAGGAAATCAATATATCGTCACCTGGGCACTCGGCCACTTGATTGAATTGAAAATGCCCGAGAATTATGATCCAAAATACAAGGTATGGAAACTTGAGGAGCTGCCGATCATCCCGGATAAAATGGGATTGAAGGTCATCAAGCAGACGAGCCATCAATTCAAGGCAATTGAGCACCTTGCTGAACGCAAAGATGTTGGCGAATTCATCATCGCGACTGACGCCGGTCGTGAAGGTGAACTTGTGGCCAGATGGATTCTCCAGCGCATCAATTGGAAAAAACCAATCAAGCGACTGTGGATTTCCTCCCAAACAGACCGCGCTATCAAGGATGGTTTTAAGAACCTCAAGCTTGGCAAGCAATTTGAAGACCTGTATGAATCCGCTGTCTGCCGTGCCGAGGCTGACTGGCTGATTGGATTGAATGTATCGAGGGCTTTGACAACAAAATTTAAGGATCCTTTATCTGCTGGCCGTGTTCAGACACCGACACTCGCGATGGTTCTCGAACGTGAAGATGAAATCAATAAGTTCGTGCCGAAGGAGTACTGGACAATCCAGGCGAAGGTCGGCTCATTGAATGCTGAATGGGAAAATAAAGGCGAAAAGCGGATTTTCTCAAAAGAAAAAGCAGAGCAGATACAAAAGAAGCTTTCCAACAAGAAAGCAGTGCTGAAATCGCTGGACCGAAAGCAAAAATCAGAACCACAGCCCCTGCCTTATGATCTTACAGAACTGCAGCGTGACGCCAATAAACGTTTCGGCTTCTCAGCAAAGAAAACATCCAATGTGCTGCAGGGATTGTACGAACAGCATAAGCTCGTTACCTATCCACGTACAGATTCACGCTATTTGACGACCGATATGGAAGCGACGATGGCGGACCGCCTTCAGGGGATTATGTCCGGCTACCGTGACGAAGCAAAACCTGCCCTTGCCCAAAAAGGAAAAGTCCAGGCGCGCCGCGTCTTTAATAACGAAAAGGTAACCGACCACCATGCGATTATCCCGACAGAGGAACGGCTTCACCTTGCCGATTTATCGCCTGATGAACGGAAGCTGTACGATTTGATCGTCCGCCGATTCCTTGCTTTATTTTACCCGGCTTATCAGTATGAAGTGATCCATGCTAACTTCGATGTCGAAGGAGAATCACTGTCAGCACGGGAAACGAATATTATTGAAATTGGCTTTAAAAAGGTTCTCGGAAAAGACGAGGACGATGCAGGCACGCAATCACTGGGACACCTTGAAAAAGGCAAAAGCTACCCAGTTGGCCAGGTCAGCATGAATAAAAAAATGACCGAGCCGCCGCTTCGCCTTTCTGAGTCAGATATTCTCGCTAAAATGGAGAAATTCGGCCTTGGCACTCCGGCAACACGAGCGGAAATCATTGAGCGGATCATATCGTCAGAGGTCGTGGAAAGACAAAATGGCCGCCTGTATTCAACGAAAAAAGGCAAGCAGCTCATTGACCTGGTAAACGATGAACTGACTTCCCCTGAGCTAACTGCAAAATGGGAAAAAGAACTAGAAGAAATCGCCCGCGGCAAAGGGGACCCGAAGGCCTTCAAGAAACGGATTCGCGAACAGACAGCCCGCCTTGTATCCGAAATCAAGACGAGCGACAAAACCTACCGCGCCCATAACCTGACAGGCTCTAAATGCCCTGAATGCGGTGAGTTCATGAAGGAACGCAAGACAAAGGAAGGACGCATTCTCGTCTGCTCAAGCCCTGAGTGCAGCTTCCGCAAGCATAAGGATCCAAAGCTTTCACAAAGACGCTGTCCTCAATGCCATAAGCGAATGGAAATCCACAACGGCAAAGCTGGTGCCTACTTCCAGTGCCGCCGCTGCAATGTCGTTGAAAAGGCAGAGGATAAAAAGAAAAAAGGTGTTACCAAGCGTGAGGAGCGCAAGTTGAAGGAAAAATACGCTCCGTCCCAGGAGAACTTCGGCACCAGTCTCGGAGACTTGTTGAAAGCTGCGATGGAGGATAAGGATTAA
- a CDS encoding GNAT family N-acetyltransferase, with translation MECAEVLELQRKSYRIEADLIGTDEIPPLKESFEELQDCGETFIGCYIESRLAGAVSFKKDGELIDIYRMMVHPEFFRRGIARKLLSQLEQYGCSQMIVSTGAANTPAVKLYEKLGFERQHDSVVGDGLVIAHFKKEKI, from the coding sequence ATGGAGTGTGCTGAAGTTCTTGAACTGCAGAGAAAATCATACAGGATAGAAGCGGACCTGATTGGCACAGATGAAATTCCTCCGTTAAAAGAATCATTCGAAGAGCTTCAAGATTGTGGTGAGACCTTTATTGGTTGTTATATTGAAAGCAGGCTTGCTGGGGCGGTCTCTTTTAAAAAAGATGGGGAATTAATCGATATCTATCGTATGATGGTTCACCCTGAATTTTTTCGCAGAGGAATTGCGCGGAAGTTGCTCAGCCAGTTAGAACAGTATGGATGTTCACAAATGATCGTCTCAACCGGGGCTGCGAACACACCTGCAGTGAAGCTTTATGAGAAGCTTGGTTTCGAGCGCCAGCATGATTCAGTAGTCGGTGACGGACTGGTGATCGCCCATTTTAAAAAAGAGAAAATTTAA
- a CDS encoding YbjQ family protein: MIVTTTSTLQGREVENYLGIVSGEAIMGANVVRDFLASVTDVIGGRSSAYENKLAEGREIAIREMEDKARRMGANAIIGVDLDFETLREGMMMCIATGTAVKIKE; this comes from the coding sequence ATGATCGTAACAACCACTTCAACATTGCAAGGAAGAGAAGTCGAGAACTATCTGGGAATTGTATCCGGTGAAGCAATCATGGGTGCCAATGTGGTGCGAGACTTTCTCGCAAGTGTCACCGATGTGATAGGTGGCAGAAGTTCAGCATATGAAAACAAACTTGCCGAAGGCCGTGAAATTGCGATCCGCGAAATGGAAGATAAAGCACGCCGCATGGGCGCAAATGCCATAATCGGCGTCGACCTCGATTTTGAAACATTGCGAGAAGGCATGATGATGTGCATCGCGACAGGAACCGCTGTTAAAATTAAAGAATAA
- a CDS encoding cytochrome ubiquinol oxidase subunit I — translation MEEVLILSRIQFAVTVFYHFLFVPLTIGLVILVAIMETKYARTLDPTYKRMADYWGKLFAINFVLGVITGITMEFQFGTNWSEYSKYMGDIFGSPLAIEALVAFFLESTFMGIWLFGKDKFSPKLRAISIWMVALGTNISALWIITANGFMQNPVGYVLNNGRVELESFSELVTNPYAWYMFVHTVVSAYIVGAFFMMAISAYHLLRKNETAFYKKSFKYGLAMALFSATLTPFIGHQSGVFAAKMQPAKGAAMEAVWETQKDMPFHLIQIPDQENERNAFEAISIPKLGSFFYTNSFDGKVTGLKDIPKDERPNVELVFYAFRVMVALGVFFLAVSWYGLYLYRKNKLENSPRYLKLVLYSVLLPYLAINAGWMVAEAGRQPWVVYGLMKTSEGVSPIAMSQVVFSLAALVIFYTVLLIADVYLIIKYAKKGPESEIKYGLEGGVKHVS, via the coding sequence ATGGAAGAGGTCCTGATATTAAGTCGGATCCAGTTTGCTGTTACTGTGTTTTATCACTTCTTATTTGTTCCATTAACGATTGGTTTAGTCATTCTCGTCGCCATCATGGAGACAAAATATGCGCGCACCCTTGATCCTACGTATAAGCGGATGGCAGATTATTGGGGGAAACTGTTTGCCATCAACTTTGTGCTTGGCGTGATTACAGGCATTACGATGGAATTCCAATTTGGCACGAACTGGTCTGAATACTCAAAGTATATGGGAGATATTTTCGGATCGCCGCTTGCGATAGAAGCTCTGGTTGCTTTTTTCCTTGAATCGACCTTTATGGGTATCTGGCTGTTCGGCAAGGATAAGTTCTCACCGAAATTGCGGGCGATTTCGATTTGGATGGTGGCCCTTGGCACGAATATTTCCGCGCTTTGGATTATCACAGCGAATGGATTCATGCAAAATCCAGTCGGTTATGTCCTGAACAATGGCCGTGTCGAGTTGGAAAGCTTTTCAGAGCTTGTCACCAATCCGTATGCCTGGTATATGTTCGTACATACAGTCGTAAGTGCTTATATTGTCGGAGCTTTCTTCATGATGGCTATCAGTGCTTATCATCTGCTTAGGAAAAATGAAACAGCATTTTATAAAAAGTCATTTAAGTACGGTCTGGCAATGGCGTTGTTTTCGGCAACTTTGACGCCATTCATCGGCCACCAGTCCGGTGTGTTCGCAGCTAAAATGCAGCCGGCAAAAGGCGCAGCGATGGAGGCCGTCTGGGAAACACAAAAGGACATGCCGTTCCATCTGATCCAGATTCCCGACCAGGAAAACGAGCGCAATGCTTTTGAGGCAATCAGCATACCGAAATTGGGCAGCTTCTTCTATACAAACTCTTTTGATGGGAAAGTCACTGGATTGAAGGATATTCCTAAAGATGAACGCCCGAATGTGGAACTGGTTTTTTACGCCTTCAGAGTCATGGTTGCACTTGGAGTCTTTTTTCTGGCTGTTTCCTGGTACGGCTTGTACCTTTACCGGAAAAATAAATTGGAGAACTCACCTCGGTACTTGAAGCTAGTCCTTTATTCGGTGCTGCTTCCGTACCTGGCAATCAATGCCGGCTGGATGGTAGCGGAGGCAGGAAGGCAGCCATGGGTTGTGTACGGATTGATGAAAACGTCGGAGGGGGTATCGCCAATTGCCATGTCCCAGGTGGTATTCTCTTTGGCAGCTCTCGTCATCTTCTATACGGTTCTTCTGATAGCAGATGTTTATTTAATCATCAAATATGCGAAAAAAGGTCCTGAATCTGAGATTAAATATGGCCTTGAAGGAGGCGTGAAACATGTCTCATGA
- a CDS encoding peroxiredoxin yields MDEKLYAQDLVECPTVFCANRDDQAPLFTADALINGDIKKINLEDYRGKWVILFFYPSDFTFVUPTELAAVAAVYPYIQALGAELLAISTDSVYSHKVFKETSPSLKNVTYPMVSDRTQVISRAYRVLDETTGACFRTSVFIDPGGIIRAKLTYPGNVGRNLPEHVRILQAFEYAKQTGKGVPANWVPGQQGVSTDPSNIGNI; encoded by the coding sequence ATGGACGAAAAATTGTACGCTCAAGATTTGGTTGAGTGCCCGACTGTTTTTTGTGCGAACCGTGATGACCAAGCTCCGCTTTTTACGGCAGATGCGTTGATTAATGGTGACATAAAGAAGATTAACCTCGAGGATTATCGGGGAAAGTGGGTCATTTTATTTTTCTACCCAAGCGATTTCACCTTTGTCTGACCGACGGAACTGGCGGCGGTCGCCGCTGTTTACCCTTATATCCAGGCGCTGGGGGCTGAATTGCTGGCCATCAGCACAGATAGTGTTTACTCACACAAGGTTTTTAAGGAAACTTCTCCATCCTTAAAGAATGTAACGTATCCAATGGTAAGCGACAGGACACAGGTCATCAGTCGTGCTTACCGGGTTCTAGATGAAACAACAGGGGCCTGCTTCAGAACATCGGTTTTCATTGATCCTGGGGGAATTATCAGGGCAAAGCTTACTTATCCCGGGAATGTCGGCCGCAATCTTCCTGAGCACGTAAGGATTCTGCAGGCTTTCGAATATGCCAAGCAAACGGGCAAAGGTGTGCCAGCGAACTGGGTGCCCGGCCAGCAAGGAGTCAGTACAGATCCTTCAAATATAGGGAATATTTAA
- a CDS encoding MDR family MFS transporter has protein sequence MRIRDWDRNLKIRLFGEALMNITFWMFFPFLTIYFAESFGKGNAGFLLVLSQVFSVFANLMGGYTADRFGRKRMMVISAFGQGIAFLVFAYAVSPWFTSPMLGFICFTLVGMFGSIYWPASQAMVADVVPEKDRSSVFAIFYTQINIAVVVGPILGAIFYVKYRFELMIAVAIISILLALVLAKWTRETVPASARQARAENGKWYSFLKDQIADYKVIVQDKIFLMFIIAGILAAQTFMQLDLLFPVYTKDSVHNQTVLELGSKVFTVNGEQAFGLILSENGLLVALFTVVVTRWVTRFRERNVFVLSSLIYAVSILMFGATNWIWGLIAAMAVFTLAELMTAGLQQTFISNLAPEQMRGQYFAAASLRYTIGRTIAPISIPLTVWIGYGWTFTILSILAVLSAVLFWLMFRMYENRKATEV, from the coding sequence ATGAGAATAAGGGATTGGGATCGTAACTTGAAGATTCGCTTGTTTGGCGAAGCTTTAATGAATATAACATTTTGGATGTTTTTCCCGTTTTTGACCATTTATTTTGCTGAAAGTTTCGGGAAGGGCAACGCTGGCTTCCTGCTCGTCTTATCCCAGGTCTTTTCGGTATTCGCCAATTTGATGGGCGGATATACCGCCGACCGGTTCGGGCGCAAACGGATGATGGTGATCTCAGCTTTTGGCCAGGGAATTGCTTTCCTTGTTTTTGCCTATGCGGTTTCACCATGGTTCACTTCGCCGATGCTCGGATTCATCTGCTTTACGCTCGTCGGGATGTTCGGCTCCATTTACTGGCCGGCCAGCCAGGCGATGGTTGCGGACGTGGTCCCGGAAAAAGACCGCAGCAGTGTATTCGCGATTTTTTATACGCAGATCAATATTGCCGTTGTTGTCGGCCCGATTCTCGGAGCGATTTTTTATGTAAAATATCGGTTTGAATTGATGATAGCAGTTGCGATTATCTCCATCCTGCTAGCGCTTGTCCTCGCAAAATGGACGCGTGAAACGGTACCTGCTTCAGCCAGGCAGGCACGGGCAGAGAATGGAAAATGGTATAGCTTCCTTAAGGATCAAATTGCCGATTACAAGGTCATTGTCCAGGATAAAATTTTCCTCATGTTCATCATAGCAGGGATTTTAGCGGCTCAGACGTTCATGCAGCTTGATCTATTATTCCCTGTTTATACAAAGGATTCGGTGCATAATCAAACCGTGCTCGAACTCGGCAGCAAGGTATTCACCGTTAATGGCGAGCAGGCTTTTGGCTTGATTCTTTCTGAAAATGGCTTGCTGGTAGCCCTCTTTACTGTAGTTGTAACGAGATGGGTGACCCGTTTCCGCGAACGGAATGTGTTTGTATTGTCCTCGTTAATTTACGCAGTGTCGATATTGATGTTCGGCGCGACAAATTGGATTTGGGGCCTGATTGCAGCGATGGCGGTATTCACATTGGCTGAACTGATGACTGCAGGTCTCCAGCAAACCTTCATTTCCAACCTCGCACCTGAACAAATGCGCGGCCAGTACTTTGCGGCAGCTTCATTACGATATACGATAGGCAGGACGATTGCACCAATCAGCATTCCGCTGACTGTCTGGATCGGGTACGGCTGGACGTTCACCATCCTCAGCATCCTCGCTGTTTTAAGCGCGGTGCTGTTCTGGTTGATGTTCCGGATGTATGAGAATAGGAAGGCAACGGAGGTTTAA